In Candidatus Obscuribacterales bacterium, a single window of DNA contains:
- a CDS encoding NDP-sugar synthase, whose protein sequence is MKAMVLAAGVGSRLDPLTTQIPKPLVPVCNVPVMEHIINLLSDHGITDIIANLHHLPDKLIEYFGDGSKFGTKLTWHHEKELSGDAGGVRACREFLQDDTFIVLMGDLLTDADLSKLIKAHKEKKALATIGIKRVDDVSQFGVVLTNKDGFITGFQEKPDPKEALSDLASTGIYILEPEVFNHIPKDGSFGFGKQLFPLLVKEGLPVLGYEITDYWSDVGTIKQYRVSNFDALEGKLKLKMPGNHVDFGYVGNNAYIDESARIKGNLMLGANSRIEAGAKIFGNVIIGDNCTIGADSELRDTVVWSDSNIEPGVSLTQCVIGNNCVVKNGSRHLEAATVS, encoded by the coding sequence ATGAAAGCAATGGTACTGGCAGCTGGAGTTGGTTCCCGGCTGGATCCCCTGACGACACAAATACCGAAACCACTGGTTCCAGTCTGTAATGTTCCTGTTATGGAACACATAATCAACCTGCTTTCAGACCACGGCATAACCGATATTATTGCCAATTTGCACCATTTACCGGACAAGCTTATCGAATATTTTGGTGACGGCTCTAAGTTCGGTACTAAACTTACCTGGCATCACGAAAAAGAATTAAGCGGGGATGCCGGCGGCGTACGCGCTTGCAGAGAGTTTTTGCAGGATGACACGTTTATAGTCTTAATGGGCGACTTGCTCACAGATGCAGATCTTTCAAAATTGATCAAAGCACATAAAGAGAAAAAAGCTCTGGCAACTATTGGTATCAAACGCGTTGATGACGTCAGCCAATTCGGCGTTGTGCTAACTAACAAAGACGGCTTTATCACTGGTTTTCAAGAAAAGCCGGATCCAAAAGAAGCACTGTCCGACTTAGCTTCCACAGGCATTTACATTCTTGAGCCGGAAGTCTTCAACCACATTCCCAAAGACGGGTCTTTTGGATTCGGCAAGCAACTGTTTCCCCTTTTGGTAAAAGAAGGTCTGCCTGTTCTAGGCTATGAAATTACTGATTATTGGTCGGATGTGGGTACTATCAAGCAATATCGCGTATCCAACTTTGATGCCTTAGAAGGCAAATTGAAACTCAAAATGCCGGGAAATCACGTTGACTTCGGATATGTCGGCAACAATGCCTACATTGACGAGAGCGCCCGCATAAAAGGCAATTTGATGCTTGGAGCAAATAGCCGCATTGAAGCCGGCGCAAAGATTTTCGGCAATGTGATAATTGGCGACAATTGCACCATTGGTGCAGACAGCGAGCTGCGCGATACGGTTGTCTGGTCAGACAGCAACATTGAGCCGGGCGTCAGCTTGACTCAATGCGTCATCGGCAACAATTGCGTGGTTAAAAACGGTTCGCGCCACCTAGAAGCCGCTACTGTTTCGTAA
- the argH gene encoding argininosuccinate lyase gives MTSENNQSSEISANCEQVGRFWQNPRVEQLLLPHDLACSQAHVQMLGEQGIIDKQVAKTVIDGLQTILTEVKNGKSPLKSEDQDIHAGVERRLAELIGEASQAIKLAKSRNDQIATDIRLWLRDSTVEIFEHLLAVRQSLLELAKRDLSVSMPGYTHMQPAVPILLSHWWLANEARLRRDTERLLDFYGRLNTLPLGASALAGTTQPIDRKLVASYLGFADVIENSLDAVADRDYLIEFGSFAALVGIHLSQMSSDLLLWATQEFAFVKLPRAFGLRSLNMPQKRNPELLEILRSRPSQIFGRLNEFCAELKGLPFAFSQDLQECLPGLIDMVDTLKFLLELTGKLLPALRFDAERMKEAASQDLTNAANAVDYLVERDTAPDKAAKIIESIVQYCKERNKDLSDLALSEWQHFSAAFDNEIYEHVTIEGSVSARSSFGGTSLEQVSAALKRAEEFLVHDRQRLPSKFANRLLEKQMDNKQKEKQTKS, from the coding sequence ATGACGAGCGAAAATAATCAAAGCTCTGAAATTTCTGCCAATTGCGAGCAAGTAGGTCGCTTCTGGCAAAATCCACGTGTGGAACAGTTGTTGTTACCGCATGACTTGGCATGCTCTCAAGCGCACGTACAAATGCTTGGTGAACAAGGCATTATCGACAAGCAAGTTGCAAAAACGGTAATTGACGGTCTGCAGACTATCCTTACCGAAGTTAAGAACGGCAAGTCTCCTTTAAAAAGCGAAGATCAAGACATCCATGCCGGCGTTGAAAGACGCTTGGCTGAATTAATCGGCGAGGCTAGCCAAGCTATTAAGCTGGCAAAATCGCGCAACGACCAAATTGCCACCGACATTCGGCTCTGGTTACGCGACTCGACAGTGGAAATCTTCGAGCACCTTTTAGCAGTCAGGCAAAGTCTTCTGGAATTGGCCAAGCGTGACTTGAGTGTTTCCATGCCTGGCTACACGCACATGCAGCCGGCTGTTCCAATTCTCCTGTCTCACTGGTGGCTGGCTAATGAAGCTAGACTACGCCGCGATACGGAAAGACTTTTGGATTTTTACGGCAGATTAAACACACTGCCTCTGGGTGCCAGTGCCTTAGCCGGCACCACTCAACCCATCGACCGCAAACTGGTGGCATCTTATCTAGGCTTTGCCGATGTCATCGAAAATAGCCTTGATGCAGTTGCCGACCGCGACTATTTAATCGAGTTTGGTTCCTTCGCGGCGCTTGTCGGCATTCACTTGTCGCAAATGAGTTCTGATTTGCTTCTATGGGCAACACAAGAATTCGCCTTTGTAAAACTGCCGAGGGCTTTTGGACTACGCAGTTTGAACATGCCGCAAAAGCGCAATCCCGAGCTCCTAGAAATACTGCGTTCGCGTCCATCGCAAATTTTTGGTCGGTTAAACGAATTTTGCGCCGAATTAAAGGGGTTGCCATTTGCCTTCAGTCAGGACCTACAAGAATGTCTACCAGGCTTAATTGACATGGTTGATACCTTGAAGTTTCTACTTGAGTTGACAGGAAAACTTTTGCCGGCATTGCGCTTTGATGCTGAGCGAATGAAAGAAGCGGCATCGCAAGATCTGACAAACGCTGCCAATGCCGTTGACTATCTAGTCGAGCGTGACACCGCTCCCGACAAGGCGGCAAAAATTATCGAATCAATTGTTCAATACTGCAAAGAGCGCAACAAAGATCTCTCGGATCTTGCTCTTTCCGAGTGGCAGCATTTCTCTGCTGCTTTTGACAATGAAATTTACGAGCACGTAACTATTGAGGGATCTGTTTCAGCTCGTTCATCTTTTGGCGGCACATCACTTGAACAAGTTTCAGCCGCTCTAAAACGCGCAGAAGAATTTCTTGTTCACGACAGACAAAGATTACCCAGCAAATTTGCCAATAGGCTGTTGGAAAAACAAATGGACAATAAGCAAAAGGAGAAGCAAACCAAATCATGA
- a CDS encoding MFS transporter → MTNQVKASENPAKPGKMALLLIFLTVFIDLVGFGIIIPVLPTYAEKFGANATLVGLLLASYSLMQFFFTPFWGRLSDKVGRRPILLTSLLASAIGYLIWGVSASLPMLFLSRLVAGFGNANLAVAQAYISDVTTEENRAKGMGLIGAAFGLGFVLGPAIGGLASPFGLNTIGYLAAACSIIDLVLTFFLLPEPETRSQAAHERYSVEPNFYWNTLRNDKLKASLLIFFISTFAFANMEATLVLLTEKQFHFSAAQNAWMFFFIGIIMVFVQGGLIGRLSKRFGEKKLIVAGSILVAAGLLLTPATTSVPVLYAALFLLALGSGINTPSNQSMLSRLSDKGKVGGIMGVGQSLSTLGRILGPIAGGFAFEHLGLGAPYLIGAATMLVVAGLGFTLPDLKPNGSDSNGKKKTPDNAAVV, encoded by the coding sequence ATGACTAACCAAGTAAAAGCTTCTGAAAACCCAGCCAAGCCAGGCAAAATGGCACTTCTGCTCATATTTCTAACGGTCTTTATTGACCTTGTTGGATTCGGCATCATCATCCCGGTCTTGCCAACCTACGCAGAAAAGTTTGGCGCCAATGCCACACTGGTTGGGCTCCTCTTGGCATCTTATTCTCTGATGCAGTTCTTCTTTACACCTTTCTGGGGACGCTTATCCGATAAAGTCGGCCGACGCCCAATTCTTCTAACGAGTTTGCTGGCATCTGCCATCGGCTATCTAATTTGGGGAGTTTCCGCTTCCCTGCCGATGCTTTTCTTGTCCCGTCTCGTCGCTGGATTCGGCAACGCCAATTTGGCTGTAGCTCAGGCTTACATCTCTGATGTAACAACTGAAGAAAATCGCGCAAAAGGCATGGGATTAATTGGTGCAGCATTTGGTCTTGGTTTTGTACTTGGACCAGCCATTGGTGGACTGGCATCACCATTTGGTTTAAACACTATTGGTTATTTAGCAGCCGCATGCAGCATCATTGATTTGGTGCTTACGTTTTTCCTGCTGCCTGAACCTGAGACTAGGTCACAGGCCGCTCACGAACGTTATTCAGTGGAACCAAACTTCTACTGGAACACTTTGCGCAATGACAAATTGAAAGCATCATTGCTGATATTTTTCATTTCCACGTTTGCTTTTGCCAACATGGAGGCCACACTTGTTTTGCTGACGGAAAAACAGTTTCACTTTTCTGCCGCACAAAACGCCTGGATGTTTTTCTTTATAGGTATCATCATGGTGTTCGTGCAAGGCGGATTAATTGGACGCTTGTCCAAGCGATTCGGCGAAAAGAAGTTGATAGTCGCAGGCTCAATATTGGTGGCAGCCGGATTGCTTTTAACTCCGGCAACAACAAGTGTGCCTGTTTTGTATGCAGCGCTATTCCTTCTAGCACTCGGCTCTGGAATTAACACTCCTTCCAACCAAAGCATGTTGTCTCGCTTGTCGGACAAGGGAAAAGTAGGCGGCATTATGGGTGTCGGTCAATCGCTTTCCACTCTTGGTCGCATCTTAGGACCAATTGCCGGCGGCTTTGCTTTCGAACACCTGGGATTGGGAGCGCCCTATCTTATAGGTGCAGCAACCATGCTGGTTGTAGCCGGCTTGGGCTTCACCTTGCCGGACCTGAAGCCTAACGGCTCAGACTCAAACGGGAAGAAAAAGACGCCTGACAACGCTGCAGTTGTCTAA
- a CDS encoding protein kinase — protein MKLCLNCGGKFDDEKTHCPADGVKLVSLEGGSLVGTVIDDRYKIESIIGRGALGTVYKANQELVGRPVAVKVLHNYLIADPDTVKRFQQEARGVSRLKHPHIITVFDYGLLPNGLPYIAMDYLEGDTLAKVLHERKLLSVKELMPIIKQVCDALEEAHNCGVIHRDVTPDNIVLIEQGGQQNFVKVVDFGIAKLLRVDGETLSSLTKAGAVGGSPIYMSPERITNKDIDNRSDIYSLGVVVFEALVGRPPFASTDAARLMLAQVNEVAPRLKDVRPDFLFPQELEDVIAKALAKAPEDRQSSMAQLRDELMSATNKMLASFGKIDLAAELEAAAAPKEPESVSGQEMSDLFRNVVESKGKKLAEHIQMREEIAAEQEKQRDRQRDHAYKVKTDVSIFSRLVAYVQILVPYLMCLILLTVLIWFVRTEPMFSSFFKDNKVSQSEIDKLISAGKLHQAKELLESAQKSGILSNADFETLNRVYLRLAKHYIKYKDYRQAKAVLEKVSPKSTIYKQSQSLLKRLK, from the coding sequence TTGAAATTATGTCTTAATTGTGGCGGCAAATTTGACGATGAGAAAACTCATTGTCCAGCCGACGGAGTGAAGTTAGTTTCATTGGAAGGCGGCTCATTAGTCGGCACCGTTATAGATGATCGCTACAAGATTGAATCTATAATTGGGCGTGGTGCTCTAGGTACGGTTTATAAAGCTAATCAAGAATTAGTTGGGCGACCGGTAGCCGTCAAAGTTTTGCACAACTATCTAATTGCCGATCCTGATACCGTTAAAAGATTTCAGCAAGAAGCCCGCGGTGTAAGCAGACTGAAGCATCCGCACATCATTACCGTTTTTGACTACGGACTTTTGCCCAACGGACTTCCCTACATCGCTATGGATTATCTTGAAGGCGACACTCTTGCCAAAGTTTTGCATGAGCGCAAATTGCTTTCCGTAAAAGAGTTGATGCCGATAATCAAACAAGTCTGTGATGCGCTTGAGGAAGCGCACAATTGTGGTGTCATTCACCGTGATGTCACTCCGGACAACATCGTGCTTATTGAACAAGGTGGGCAACAGAATTTTGTCAAAGTCGTTGACTTTGGAATTGCAAAATTATTGCGTGTGGATGGCGAGACATTATCCAGCTTGACCAAAGCCGGCGCTGTCGGCGGCAGTCCTATCTATATGAGTCCGGAGAGAATTACTAATAAGGATATCGATAATCGAAGCGACATTTATTCGCTTGGTGTAGTCGTTTTTGAGGCGTTGGTTGGTCGTCCGCCTTTTGCCTCGACTGATGCGGCAAGGCTTATGCTTGCGCAAGTGAATGAAGTTGCGCCAAGGCTCAAGGATGTGCGTCCGGATTTTCTCTTTCCGCAAGAGCTTGAAGATGTAATTGCAAAGGCGTTAGCCAAAGCACCGGAAGATCGCCAATCTTCTATGGCGCAGTTGCGTGATGAGTTAATGTCCGCCACTAACAAGATGCTTGCCAGTTTCGGCAAAATCGACCTTGCTGCTGAATTGGAAGCAGCTGCAGCTCCTAAGGAGCCGGAATCTGTTTCCGGACAGGAGATGTCCGATCTCTTCCGTAATGTCGTGGAAAGCAAAGGCAAAAAACTTGCCGAGCATATTCAGATGCGCGAAGAAATTGCCGCTGAGCAAGAGAAGCAACGCGATCGCCAACGAGATCACGCTTACAAAGTAAAAACGGACGTGTCGATTTTTAGTCGTTTGGTTGCCTATGTGCAAATTTTGGTGCCGTACTTGATGTGTTTGATTTTGCTGACGGTGCTCATTTGGTTTGTTCGCACTGAACCCATGTTTTCCTCTTTCTTCAAAGACAACAAAGTAAGCCAGTCGGAAATCGACAAGCTAATAAGTGCCGGCAAATTGCATCAAGCAAAAGAACTTTTGGAATCTGCGCAGAAATCAGGCATATTAAGCAATGCGGATTTCGAGACGCTTAACAGGGTTTATTTGCGTCTGGCAAAGCACTACATCAAATACAAGGATTATCGCCAGGCAAAAGCTGTTTTGGAGAAAGTTTCTCCAAAATCCACCATTTATAAACAGTCCCAGTCTTTGCTGAAACGACTTAAATAG
- a CDS encoding acetyl-CoA carboxylase carboxyltransferase subunit alpha, translating to MPPTEKKTAPLEFEMPLANLAAQIEALETQLAENPELAKDIAQLSEQYNQLRRTLYTNLRAIDHLAIARHPQRPYTRDYFAHWDPNWVELHGDRRGADDPAMVAGLVAMDQFNCVAVGTQKGRALRDKQQCNFGMPQPEGYRKALRVFQHAQKFNLPIITLIDTPGAYPGMTAEEHNQSEAIARNLRELAGLTVPVIAVVTGEGGSGGALAIGVANRILMLEHAVYSVISPEGCASILWRSADKVSQACQAMKMTAREILSLAVADEVISEPLGGAQHDPAVAALNAKAKIVTHLKDLTKMSPEQIRADRQNKFRNMGAFRESI from the coding sequence ATGCCACCAACCGAAAAGAAAACCGCACCTTTAGAGTTTGAAATGCCGCTGGCTAATCTGGCAGCGCAAATTGAAGCTTTGGAAACGCAGCTTGCCGAAAACCCGGAGCTAGCTAAAGACATTGCTCAACTGAGCGAGCAATACAACCAACTTCGCCGCACACTATATACAAATTTGAGAGCTATCGATCACCTGGCTATCGCTCGTCATCCGCAGCGTCCTTATACAAGAGATTATTTCGCTCACTGGGATCCCAATTGGGTCGAATTACACGGTGACAGACGCGGTGCTGACGATCCGGCTATGGTTGCCGGCTTGGTAGCAATGGATCAATTCAACTGCGTTGCAGTCGGTACGCAAAAAGGTCGCGCATTGCGCGACAAGCAGCAATGCAATTTCGGCATGCCTCAACCTGAAGGATATCGCAAAGCTTTAAGGGTTTTCCAGCACGCACAAAAATTCAACCTGCCGATCATTACATTGATCGACACGCCGGGAGCTTATCCTGGTATGACCGCTGAAGAACACAATCAGTCTGAGGCAATCGCCAGAAACTTGCGCGAATTGGCCGGACTAACGGTGCCTGTTATAGCTGTTGTCACAGGTGAAGGTGGATCAGGTGGTGCTCTGGCGATAGGCGTTGCCAATCGCATTCTCATGTTGGAGCATGCTGTTTACTCGGTAATTTCACCGGAGGGCTGCGCATCTATTCTGTGGAGATCAGCAGACAAAGTTTCACAAGCCTGCCAGGCAATGAAAATGACTGCTCGCGAAATCTTGTCGCTGGCGGTAGCTGATGAAGTAATCAGTGAACCATTAGGCGGTGCGCAACATGATCCGGCAGTTGCTGCCCTTAATGCCAAAGCAAAAATTGTTACTCACCTGAAAGACTTGACAAAAATGTCGCCTGAACAAATCAGAGCGGACAGACAAAACAAGTTCCGCAATATGGGCGCTTTTAGAGAGTCTATTTAA
- the accD gene encoding acetyl-CoA carboxylase, carboxyltransferase subunit beta → MDLKEWFANRQKRRDTLQVKQPLTTEEYCALWTQCFQCRELLYTRDLRNHLHVCPKCQYHFRIGAMQRIEQLSDADTFVELDANLVSADPLEFVDSEPYPSRQADAERKSGLKEAIVTGHCKIDGNAVALAVMDFAHFGGSMGSVVGEKIARLVEYAIKHHMAVIIISSSGGARMQEGILSLMQLAKTSSALQLLDEAGLLYISILTEPTFGGVTASFAMLGDIIIAEPGARVGFAGRRVIEQTIRQKLPADFQTAEYLMKNGQVDMVVDRGNMKQMLGKLVAFHHAGKQNSNKPPVKSQSHSQSKIYSAS, encoded by the coding sequence ATGGACCTGAAGGAGTGGTTCGCAAACCGGCAAAAACGGCGCGACACATTACAGGTTAAGCAACCTCTGACCACGGAAGAGTACTGCGCTCTGTGGACACAATGCTTTCAATGTCGCGAGCTTCTCTACACTCGCGACCTGCGCAATCATCTGCACGTCTGTCCTAAATGCCAGTACCACTTCCGCATCGGTGCCATGCAACGCATAGAGCAATTGTCCGATGCCGATACATTTGTTGAATTAGATGCCAATTTAGTGTCCGCCGATCCATTAGAGTTCGTTGACAGTGAACCATATCCTTCGCGCCAGGCTGATGCCGAACGCAAATCAGGACTTAAGGAAGCCATCGTTACGGGGCACTGCAAAATTGACGGCAATGCCGTTGCTTTAGCTGTCATGGACTTTGCTCACTTCGGCGGCTCAATGGGCTCAGTTGTCGGTGAAAAAATTGCTCGACTGGTTGAGTATGCCATCAAACACCATATGGCAGTAATTATCATTTCCAGCTCAGGCGGGGCTCGAATGCAGGAAGGAATCCTTTCGCTCATGCAATTGGCTAAGACGAGTTCCGCGCTGCAATTACTTGATGAAGCAGGTTTGCTCTACATATCTATTCTTACAGAACCGACATTTGGCGGCGTAACAGCCAGCTTTGCCATGCTCGGAGACATTATCATTGCCGAGCCGGGAGCCCGTGTAGGTTTTGCCGGTCGCCGTGTTATTGAACAGACAATAAGACAAAAACTGCCGGCTGACTTCCAGACTGCCGAATACCTGATGAAAAATGGTCAAGTAGACATGGTTGTCGACAGAGGCAATATGAAGCAGATGCTGGGCAAATTGGTCGCGTTCCATCATGCCGGCAAACAAAATTCCAATAAGCCGCCGGTGAAATCACAGTCGCATTCGCAATCAAAAATCTATTCAGCCTCGTAG
- a CDS encoding 16S rRNA (uracil(1498)-N(3))-methyltransferase has product MTEHPLSKSLSRFFVDPVLVDKAARRARIVDLQQIKQISNVLRLSVGSHIVILDGKGLVARCLITELSKKQVLLDIIEELEAIAEAPVSVTVAMPLLRGGRFDWALQKMTELGVHQVTPIICARSVVTVDLRNEKDKKEKLDRWTAIAREAAEQCERSIVPEIRSPIAFADLMAPSAVSDEMWNLKVICAERSDGTLLSHVLLTLLNEGNGHQISHALPMNILVVVGPEGGFTDEEIESADQAGFQLVSLGPRILRSETASVYALAQVITILGDIE; this is encoded by the coding sequence ATGACCGAGCATCCTCTTAGCAAGTCCTTATCTAGATTTTTTGTCGATCCGGTCCTTGTTGACAAAGCGGCAAGGCGGGCACGTATTGTCGATTTGCAGCAAATTAAGCAAATAAGTAATGTCTTGAGACTGAGCGTTGGAAGTCATATAGTAATACTGGATGGCAAGGGGCTTGTTGCTCGCTGCTTGATTACCGAGTTGAGTAAGAAGCAAGTCCTGCTTGACATTATTGAAGAACTTGAAGCAATTGCTGAGGCGCCAGTGTCGGTTACAGTGGCCATGCCTCTTTTAAGAGGCGGACGCTTTGATTGGGCATTGCAGAAAATGACTGAACTCGGTGTCCATCAAGTGACTCCCATAATTTGCGCGCGATCAGTTGTGACTGTTGATCTGCGAAACGAGAAGGACAAGAAGGAAAAGCTTGATCGTTGGACGGCAATTGCGCGTGAAGCAGCGGAGCAATGCGAAAGATCAATAGTCCCGGAAATTCGATCTCCAATTGCGTTCGCGGATCTTATGGCACCATCTGCGGTGAGTGATGAGATGTGGAATCTCAAAGTAATTTGCGCTGAGAGATCCGACGGAACTTTGTTAAGTCACGTGTTACTTACATTGCTCAACGAGGGAAATGGCCATCAGATCTCTCATGCATTGCCGATGAATATACTTGTAGTTGTCGGTCCTGAAGGCGGATTTACAGACGAAGAGATCGAAAGTGCTGATCAGGCGGGCTTTCAATTGGTATCACTTGGACCCAGAATACTGCGCTCTGAAACGGCAAGTGTATATGCGTTAGCACAAGTCATCACCATACTCGGTGATATTGAATAA
- a CDS encoding YggS family pyridoxal phosphate-dependent enzyme codes for MADNLARVREAIGAAPVRLVAVTKTASITQIEEAYAAGVTDFAENRVQDAIKKQEQLSPEVADKVTWHFIGHLQTNKINKVIGRFDLIHSIDSFDLAEEVSRAAIAKKIVQPVLLQVKMADDPNKGGFTPDDLKDRFSDLQRLSGIRVDGLMTIAPFTTDNTTWRFCFKGLQLLRSELESVYGVKLKELSMGMTQDYKEAIACGSTMVRLGRAIFD; via the coding sequence GTGGCTGACAATTTAGCAAGGGTGAGGGAAGCGATCGGCGCAGCGCCGGTGAGACTCGTTGCCGTTACTAAGACAGCCTCCATAACGCAAATTGAAGAAGCATATGCGGCTGGTGTCACTGATTTCGCTGAAAATCGCGTTCAGGATGCGATCAAAAAGCAGGAACAGCTATCGCCGGAAGTGGCCGATAAAGTAACTTGGCACTTCATCGGGCATTTGCAAACGAACAAGATCAACAAAGTGATCGGCCGCTTCGATTTGATCCATTCGATCGATTCTTTCGATCTCGCAGAAGAAGTTTCGCGTGCTGCGATCGCAAAAAAGATCGTTCAACCCGTTTTGTTGCAAGTGAAAATGGCCGACGATCCAAACAAAGGTGGCTTCACGCCTGATGATCTGAAGGATCGTTTTTCGGATCTGCAGAGGCTTTCTGGTATCAGAGTGGATGGATTGATGACGATTGCACCATTCACCACCGATAACACCACTTGGCGATTTTGCTTTAAGGGGTTACAATTATTGCGCAGCGAACTAGAAAGCGTTTACGGCGTCAAATTGAAAGAGTTATCCATGGGAATGACGCAAGACTACAAAGAAGCGATAGCCTGTGGATCAACAATGGTGCGTTTAGGACGAGCGATATTTGACTGA
- a CDS encoding cell division protein SepF translates to MSNIVQKFKNFWFGPSENYDQEDFEELFETTDDIYATSGQLALQKAPVVDPIRSLKHAISGGQKVVDHPSAQASSEVLVIEPRSYDESLEIVEHLRGRKSVLMNLHHLDNAESQRVIDFLSGATFAIDGHQQKIGDQVFLFVPATVTISAESTHSKAIKEAFWMKQNG, encoded by the coding sequence GTGAGCAACATCGTGCAAAAGTTTAAGAACTTCTGGTTTGGTCCTTCAGAGAACTATGACCAAGAAGATTTTGAAGAGCTTTTCGAAACCACTGATGATATCTACGCAACAAGCGGGCAATTAGCATTGCAAAAAGCACCAGTAGTAGATCCAATCAGATCGTTGAAGCATGCAATCAGCGGCGGTCAAAAGGTCGTCGATCACCCAAGCGCACAAGCATCATCGGAAGTCTTGGTAATAGAGCCGAGATCATATGATGAGTCGCTTGAGATAGTGGAGCATCTGCGTGGACGCAAGTCCGTATTGATGAATCTCCATCATCTTGACAATGCGGAATCACAACGCGTCATTGATTTCTTGTCGGGGGCAACCTTTGCCATCGATGGTCATCAGCAAAAAATTGGCGACCAAGTATTCCTATTTGTGCCGGCAACAGTAACTATCTCTGCCGAGTCTACCCATTCAAAAGCTATCAAAGAAGCTTTCTGGATGAAGCAGAACGGCTAA
- a CDS encoding M23 family metallopeptidase, translating into MTHNKVGSFTLALAAVVVLITSARATIASEIAISRETPKQGQTIEVKIKGIFDTPPVVSFNKSTYQTFQTEPVASDTNARESTYQTLIGVPADLKPGDYKMKIGSDERAIKVIDGKFPVQRLSLPKKVASLEPAPGEMEAIQKCKETLSSQRLWNNVFTIPSPARISTQFGLKRIVNGKMQDDYFHSGIDYAGGLGSPVKATAPGTVILARSGYKLHGNVICIDHGQGVVSFYLHLSKMLVKEGDTVKAGEVIGKIGQSGRANGPHLHFSLYVNQVATNPTDWYKQVY; encoded by the coding sequence GTGACGCATAATAAGGTAGGCAGTTTCACGCTAGCACTCGCAGCAGTAGTTGTTCTAATTACGTCCGCACGAGCAACAATCGCATCAGAAATAGCTATCTCCAGAGAGACACCAAAACAAGGCCAAACAATCGAAGTCAAGATCAAAGGCATATTTGATACTCCGCCTGTAGTGTCATTCAACAAATCGACTTATCAGACATTCCAAACAGAACCGGTAGCAAGTGATACCAATGCAAGAGAATCGACTTACCAAACGCTTATTGGTGTGCCTGCAGACCTAAAACCGGGCGATTACAAAATGAAAATCGGCAGCGATGAGCGCGCAATTAAAGTCATCGATGGAAAATTTCCTGTGCAGAGATTGTCTTTGCCCAAAAAGGTTGCATCACTTGAACCGGCACCAGGAGAAATGGAAGCCATTCAAAAGTGCAAAGAGACTTTGAGCAGTCAAAGACTTTGGAATAATGTATTCACTATTCCTTCACCGGCTCGCATATCAACGCAATTTGGTTTGAAGAGAATCGTTAACGGCAAAATGCAGGATGACTATTTCCATTCAGGAATTGATTACGCAGGTGGACTAGGATCACCAGTCAAAGCAACTGCACCAGGGACAGTGATACTGGCACGCTCAGGTTATAAACTGCATGGTAATGTAATTTGTATTGATCACGGACAAGGCGTCGTTTCTTTCTATCTTCACTTAAGTAAAATGCTCGTCAAAGAAGGCGACACGGTTAAAGCGGGTGAAGTGATCGGAAAGATTGGACAAAGCGGCCGAGCAAATGGACCGCACTTGCACTTCAGTCTATATGTAAATCAAGTTGCCACCAATCCGACTGATTGGTACAAGCAGGTTTACTAG
- a CDS encoding transcriptional coactivator p15/PC4 family protein, whose amino-acid sequence MENKVTIHEKSRGETITVYIDEYRGTRYLHIREWYLDKDGESKPSKKGVALPLDKVDALRAALDELAPKEK is encoded by the coding sequence TTGGAAAACAAAGTCACGATACACGAAAAATCACGCGGCGAAACCATTACTGTCTACATCGACGAGTATCGCGGCACACGCTATCTGCACATTCGCGAGTGGTACCTCGATAAGGACGGCGAGTCAAAGCCATCCAAAAAGGGTGTAGCGCTTCCGCTGGACAAAGTTGACGCTTTACGCGCAGCTTTGGATGAATTGGCTCCCAAAGAGAAGTAA